The following are encoded together in the Danaus plexippus chromosome 15, MEX_DaPlex, whole genome shotgun sequence genome:
- the LOC116766208 gene encoding tyrosine-protein kinase Btk isoform X5: MPGGGGPPPGTPSAKPKDKQRTKVVVALYPFKAIESGDLSLEKGAEYEVIDDSQEHWWKVKDEHGCVGYIPSNYVKEKETIGLQKYEWYVGEMSRQRAESLLKQEDKEGCFVVRNSSTKGMYTLSLYTKVNHPQTKHYHIKQNARGEFYLSDKHCCSSIPELINYHKHNSGGLCSRLKATPCDRPAPPTAGLSHDKWEIDPVELVLLEELGAGQFGVVRRGRWRGTKDTAVKMMKEGTMSEDDFIDEAKVMTKLQHQNLVQLYGVCSKHRPIYIVTEYMKHGSLFNYLRRTSADQLGPAVLLDMCIQVSKGMAYLERQNYIHRDLAARNCLVGDENVVKVADFGLARYVLDDQYTSSGGTKFPIKWAPPEVLNYTRFSSKSDVWAFGVLMWEVFTCGKVPYGRMKNSEVVEMVQRGQVLEKPKGCLNEIYNVMKACWRHAPEDRPSFRILKEELAVVAQKVVAD, encoded by the exons GGCGCGGAATACGAAGTTATAGATGACTCTCAGGAACACTGGTGGAAGGTGAAAGATGAGCACGG CTGTGTGGGATACATTCCGAGCAACTACGTCAAGGAAAAGGAAACTATAGGATTACAAAAATACGA ATGGTATGTGGGCGAGATGTCCCGCCAGAGGGCAGAGTCGCTGCTCAAACAAGAGGACAAGGAAGGCTGCTTTGTTGTACGGAACTCGTCAACTAAGGGCATGTACACACTGTCGCTGTATACTAAAGT AAATCACCCTCAAACCAAGCACTACCACATCAAACAGAATGCTCGCGGTGAATTCTATCTGTCAGACAAGCACTGTTGTTCAAGCATTCCGGAGCTCATTAACTACCACAAACACAACAGTGGGGGGCTCTGCTCAAGACTCAAGGCCACACCCTGCGATCGACCAGCACCACCCACTGCTGGACTGTCGCACG aTAAATGGGAGATAGATCCTGTAGAGCTGGTTCTGCTCGAGGAGTTGGGTGCTGGCCAGTTCGGTGTGGTCCGTCGTGGCAGGTGGCGCGGTACCAAAGACACCGCCGTCAAAATGATGAAGGAGGGCACTATGTCGGAGGACGACTTCATTGACGAAGCAAAGGTTATGAC TAAGCTGCAACATCAGAACCTCGTTCAGTTGTACGGGGTGTGTTCCAAACATCGtcctatatatattgtgaCGGAGTACATGAAGCACGGCTCGCTGTTCAATTACCTCCGTCGAACATCCGCAGACCAGCTCGGACCGGCGGTGCTCTTGGACATGTGTATACAG gtttCCAAAGGAATGGCTTATCTGGAGAGACAGAACTACATTCACAGAGATCTGGCTGCTAGAAATTGTTTGGTTGGAGATGAAAATGTCGTGAAG GTCGCTGATTTTGGTCTCGCTCGATACGTGCTAGACGATCAATATACTAGTTCTGGTGGTACCAAATTTCCAATAAAATGGGCTCCACCTGAAGTACTCAACTACACGAGATTTTCATCCAAATCTGATGTATGGGCCTTCG GTGTCTTGATGTGGGAGGTATTCACGTGTGGTAAGGTTCCGTACGGCAGAATGAAGAATAGCGAAGTTGTAGAAATGGTTCAAAGGGGCCAGGTGTTGGAGAAACCAAAGGGATGCCTCAACGAGATATACAAT GTAATGAAAGCTTGCTGGCGTCATGCGCCAGAAGATCGGCCATCTTTCCGGATATTAAAAGAGGAGCTGGCGGTGGTAGCGCAGAAGGTGGTAGCTGATTGA
- the LOC116766488 gene encoding uncharacterized protein LOC116766488 → MAEELKPVKDEDLKQLKERMQLIAEADPSQFHNDYSLKRYLRAFKTVDNAFQAILKSNKWRVEYGVANLHENHELIEKYSNRARVLRHRDMIGRPIVYIPAKNHSSSDRSIDELTKFIVYCLEDASKKCFEEVIDNLCIVFDLNNFTLSCMDYQVLKNLIWLLSRHYPERLGVCLIINAPTFFSGCWAVIKGWLDENTAGKVTFVNSEMDLCQYLIPDILPTDM, encoded by the exons atggcAGAAGAATTAAAACCTGTTAAAGACGAAGACCTAAAACAACTCAAAGAACGTATGCAACTAATTGCTGAGGCAGATCCATCACAATTCCATAATGATTATTCCTTGAAGAGATACTTAAGGGCTTTCAAAACTGTGGATAATGCATTtcag gctattttaaaaagtaacaaatggAGAGTTGAATACGGTGTAGCCAATTTGCATGAAAACCACGAATTAATTGAGAAATATTCTAATCGAGCTAGAGTTCTTCGTCACAGAGATATGATTGGGAGACCAATTGTATACATTCCAGCCAAAAACCATAGCTCCAGTGATAGAAGTATTGATGAGCTTACAAAGTTTATTGTCTACTGCTTA GAAGACGCAAGTAAGAAATGTTTTGAAGAAGTTATTGACAatctttgtattgtttttgacCTTAATAATTTCACATTATCTTGCATGGACTaccaagttttaaaaaatctcatttGGCTTCTTAGCCGGCATTATCCAGAAAGACTTGGCGTTTGCCTCATTATAAATGCACCAACATTTTTCTCTGGCTGCTGGGCCGTTATAAAAGGATG gcTGGATGAAAATACTGCTGGCAAAGTTACTTTTGTCAACTCGGAAATGGATCTTTGTCAGTACCTGATACCTGATATACTACCAACTGATATGTAA